In Sphingobacterium sp. lm-10, one DNA window encodes the following:
- a CDS encoding DUF4954 family protein — protein MAYINKRPLRSLGYNFVPKEYLPAGQNEYYLRFQQNPIAPDQYRPLTPEEIDQLIKLGNESTNWDDVLVSKAGFIPDQIQHSKFYGLVRIGKMDEIYVEYRDLRLPSGIYHSQIVSADIGDYCAIHHVRYMAHYIVGNEVILTNIDEMETSSNAKFGNGVLKDGDDPESRIYLELCNENGGRSVLPFNGMQAGDVYLWTRHRDDADFQRRLHEITDLQFSSKRGYYSVIGDRTVIKNCHTIKNVQIGSDAYIKGVNKIKNVTVNSISSAYTQIGEGCELVNGIVGYGCRIFYGVKAVRFILSSFSQLKYGARLINSFLGDNSTISCCEVLNSLLFPAHEQHHNNSFLCASLIMGQSNMAAGATVGSNHNSRAADGELMAGRGFWPGLCVSLKHNSRFASYSLIVKGDFLHELDIRIPFSLISNDVQNDRLVIIPGYWFMYNMYALMRNTSKFTARDNRKLKNQHFEYDVIAPDTINEMFHTFSEIEEAVGSLGDQALQALKDPAADFQQEVLLSNVENSRRKVVLKKPKEVYHLFQRLIRYYAATQMLAYTESNSVEDLWQLLQSQPFERKAFTNVGSQLIPDKDLRQLIDDVKSGILNSWLEIHQRYHQLSSAYLREKLAHSIASLEELTGVSASDWDVSFLQGLIEEALDTKRWIRDEIERTRAKDYESEFRKMLYNSDEEMDVVVGKLSDNSFILSQNKELIVFESRVENLLELLAKAS, from the coding sequence ATGGCCTATATTAACAAGAGACCACTTCGTTCTTTGGGTTACAATTTCGTGCCCAAAGAATACTTGCCGGCAGGACAAAACGAGTACTATCTGCGTTTTCAGCAAAACCCGATAGCACCCGACCAATACCGTCCATTGACTCCCGAAGAAATCGATCAGTTGATTAAACTGGGAAACGAGTCGACGAATTGGGATGATGTGCTGGTGAGTAAAGCCGGGTTTATTCCCGATCAGATACAGCATTCTAAATTTTATGGTCTGGTACGCATCGGTAAGATGGACGAGATCTATGTAGAATACCGTGATCTACGCCTGCCCTCTGGGATTTACCATTCACAGATAGTTAGTGCAGATATCGGTGATTATTGCGCGATACATCATGTTCGGTACATGGCACATTACATCGTCGGCAATGAAGTAATCCTGACGAATATCGATGAAATGGAAACCAGCTCCAATGCAAAATTTGGGAATGGCGTGTTGAAAGATGGAGATGATCCCGAGAGTCGTATTTACCTGGAGTTGTGCAATGAGAATGGCGGACGGTCGGTATTGCCTTTCAATGGTATGCAGGCTGGAGATGTTTATCTTTGGACGCGCCACCGCGACGATGCCGATTTTCAGCGTCGGCTACATGAAATTACAGATTTGCAGTTTTCTTCTAAACGCGGTTACTACAGCGTGATCGGTGATCGCACAGTGATCAAGAATTGCCATACCATTAAAAACGTTCAAATTGGTTCAGATGCCTACATTAAAGGCGTCAATAAAATCAAAAATGTCACAGTAAACTCCATCTCTTCGGCCTACACACAGATCGGAGAAGGTTGTGAATTGGTGAATGGAATTGTAGGCTACGGATGTCGTATCTTTTATGGTGTGAAAGCCGTCAGGTTTATCCTGTCATCTTTCTCGCAATTGAAATATGGAGCCCGTCTTATCAACTCTTTTTTGGGCGACAACTCTACCATATCATGTTGTGAAGTGCTTAATTCGCTGTTGTTTCCAGCGCACGAGCAGCATCATAACAATTCATTTCTGTGCGCATCCCTAATTATGGGGCAAAGCAATATGGCGGCAGGAGCGACTGTAGGATCCAATCATAATTCCCGCGCAGCGGATGGAGAGCTGATGGCTGGTCGGGGATTCTGGCCGGGACTTTGCGTTAGTTTGAAGCACAATTCACGCTTCGCTTCGTATTCGCTGATTGTAAAAGGAGATTTTCTACATGAACTAGATATTCGCATTCCCTTTTCCCTGATCAGCAATGATGTGCAAAATGATCGTTTGGTCATCATTCCCGGCTACTGGTTTATGTACAATATGTACGCGCTAATGCGCAATACCAGTAAATTTACAGCACGCGACAACCGCAAGTTGAAAAATCAACATTTTGAATACGATGTTATCGCGCCAGATACCATTAACGAAATGTTTCACACATTTTCAGAAATCGAAGAAGCGGTGGGGTCATTAGGTGATCAGGCGCTGCAGGCACTAAAAGATCCAGCAGCAGATTTTCAGCAAGAAGTATTGCTTTCTAATGTAGAAAACTCTCGCAGAAAGGTAGTTTTAAAGAAGCCAAAGGAAGTATACCATCTGTTCCAACGTTTGATACGGTATTATGCGGCGACGCAAATGCTGGCCTACACGGAATCAAATTCGGTCGAGGATCTTTGGCAACTCTTGCAAAGTCAACCTTTCGAGCGTAAAGCATTTACTAATGTGGGCAGTCAGCTCATACCAGATAAAGATCTACGACAGCTGATAGATGATGTAAAATCGGGAATACTCAACTCTTGGTTGGAGATTCATCAACGGTATCATCAATTAAGTAGCGCATATCTCCGCGAAAAACTAGCACATAGTATCGCTTCCTTAGAAGAACTTACGGGCGTATCCGCATCTGATTGGGATGTATCTTTTTTACAAGGCTTGATAGAAGAAGCTTTGGATACAAAGCGCTGGATTCGTGATGAAATTGAACGCACGAGAGCGAAGGATTACGAAAGTGAATTTCGAAAAATGTTGTATAATTCGGATGAAGAAATGGATGTTGTGGTCGGTAAACTGTCGGACAATAGCTTCATTTTGTCTCAGAATAAGGAACTCATCGTATTTGAATCACGCGTCGAAAATCTGCTAGAGCTGCTCGCGAAAGCATCATGA
- a CDS encoding heavy-metal-associated domain-containing protein, whose protein sequence is MTFKTSINCGSCIKAVTPFLEQVTGINQWGVDTDNPEKILTVQSSGATADEVLAAVQKAGFTATETKR, encoded by the coding sequence TTGACATTTAAGACCAGCATTAATTGCGGCAGCTGTATCAAAGCGGTGACACCCTTTTTGGAGCAAGTGACAGGCATAAATCAATGGGGGGTGGACACCGATAATCCCGAAAAAATCCTGACCGTTCAGAGTTCGGGGGCTACGGCTGACGAAGTGCTTGCGGCTGTACAGAAAGCAGGCTTTACAGCTACAGAAACGAAGCGCTAA
- a CDS encoding DUF4342 domain-containing protein, with amino-acid sequence MSIKETFSINGENLLKKIKDLIAEGNVRKITIADKHNKEIISFPVTIGVVGIVLAPIFAAVGTLAAILTECKITVERTETAAEESSSSVSADSAEPHHQTDEPQSPLY; translated from the coding sequence ATGTCTATTAAAGAAACATTTAGCATTAACGGAGAAAACCTACTCAAAAAGATCAAGGATCTTATTGCAGAAGGCAATGTCCGCAAGATCACTATTGCGGATAAGCACAACAAGGAGATTATCAGCTTTCCGGTTACGATTGGCGTAGTAGGAATCGTTTTAGCGCCTATCTTCGCCGCAGTAGGTACACTTGCCGCGATTCTGACAGAATGCAAGATTACGGTAGAGCGCACGGAAACTGCTGCAGAAGAATCGTCTTCATCCGTATCTGCGGATTCGGCAGAACCACATCATCAAACCGATGAGCCACAGTCGCCCTTGTATTAA
- a CDS encoding AraC family transcriptional regulator encodes MTLHIKNMVCNRCIMVVQEHMNKWGLPVAHIALGEVSTPASISPNLLSTIRKELEELGFGLIDDKRQQTVERIKNAIIELIYQKELSQRINLSNWLSEHLNQDYAHLSAWFSEVESTTIEKFFIAQKIERVKELLHYEELTLTQIADQLHYSSVAYLSNQFKKVTGLSPSQYKQSAINARMPLDAVKSYK; translated from the coding sequence ATGACTCTTCACATTAAGAATATGGTATGCAACCGTTGTATCATGGTCGTACAGGAACACATGAATAAATGGGGTTTACCAGTAGCACATATTGCTTTAGGTGAAGTAAGTACTCCGGCTTCCATCTCCCCTAACCTGTTAAGCACCATCAGAAAAGAATTGGAAGAACTGGGTTTCGGCCTGATCGACGATAAGCGCCAGCAAACCGTAGAGCGTATCAAGAATGCTATCATCGAATTGATCTATCAAAAAGAGCTTTCTCAACGCATCAACCTATCGAACTGGCTATCCGAACATTTAAACCAAGACTATGCCCACTTGTCTGCCTGGTTTTCAGAAGTCGAATCGACTACCATAGAAAAGTTCTTCATTGCGCAGAAGATCGAACGCGTTAAAGAATTATTACACTATGAGGAGCTGACATTAACGCAGATTGCCGATCAACTGCATTATTCTAGCGTGGCCTACTTAAGTAACCAGTTCAAAAAAGTGACGGGCTTATCCCCTTCCCAATATAAACAATCTGCCATAAATGCCAGAATGCCATTAGATGCTGTGAAATCTTACAAGTAA
- a CDS encoding response regulator transcription factor has protein sequence MSNPKPKILVVDDEQDIVDIISYNLSKEGFQVSTANNGKEAIRVAKEINPDLIILDVMMPEMDGIEACRLMRSMPEFKNTFVIFLTARSEEYSEIAGFHVGADDYIAKPIKPRALISRINAILRRNAHDASDDQTDKLEIMDLVIDRDSFLVFRGEEKFVLAKKEFELLYLLASKPNKVFTREQILKAIWEDSVVVTNRTIDVHIRKLREKIGELYVTTVKGVGYKFELN, from the coding sequence ATGAGCAATCCCAAACCAAAAATTTTGGTTGTCGATGACGAACAAGATATTGTAGACATCATATCCTATAACCTCAGCAAAGAGGGCTTCCAGGTATCTACTGCCAATAATGGCAAAGAAGCGATACGGGTGGCCAAAGAAATTAATCCAGATTTAATTATTCTGGATGTGATGATGCCTGAGATGGACGGAATCGAAGCTTGTCGACTCATGCGGTCTATGCCAGAGTTCAAAAATACTTTTGTGATCTTTTTGACGGCACGTAGCGAAGAATACTCAGAGATTGCTGGTTTCCATGTTGGTGCAGATGATTATATCGCCAAGCCGATCAAACCTCGTGCTTTGATCAGTCGGATTAATGCTATCTTGCGTAGGAATGCGCACGATGCCAGCGATGATCAGACGGATAAACTGGAGATCATGGATTTGGTGATTGACCGCGATTCTTTCTTGGTTTTCAGAGGGGAGGAAAAATTTGTGCTCGCCAAGAAGGAATTTGAACTCTTGTATTTATTAGCTTCCAAACCGAACAAAGTATTTACACGGGAACAGATTTTAAAAGCGATCTGGGAAGATTCTGTCGTTGTGACAAACCGCACGATCGATGTACATATTCGTAAATTAAGAGAAAAGATTGGAGAGCTTTATGTCACCACGGTAAAAGGGGTTGGCTATAAGTTCGAATTAAACTAA
- a CDS encoding OmpA family protein, whose protein sequence is MKKQMIWPYALVVIGTMLFSACGVSKKVHRALEAEHRTLGERYQQSQVELAESRARVKSLEDQLESERRNNASLKEALARLQGTLDNSISQNTQGNVNISKLVDEINASNRYIQHLVNTKNKSDSLNMVLTNNLTRSLSREELKDVDVQVLKGVVYISLADNMLYRSGSYEISDQAGATLSKIAKIIQDYRDYDVLIEGNTDPDPITQKNIRNNWDLSTLRASSVVQALQNTYGVDPKRMTAGGRGEYNPIADNATAQGKARNRRTQIIITPKLDQFMELIDKAPATDSTPDEE, encoded by the coding sequence ATGAAAAAACAGATGATATGGCCTTATGCATTGGTAGTAATCGGAACGATGCTTTTCAGTGCCTGCGGCGTCAGCAAAAAAGTACATCGGGCATTAGAAGCGGAACATCGTACCCTGGGAGAACGCTATCAGCAGAGCCAGGTAGAACTGGCGGAATCACGTGCACGTGTAAAAAGCTTAGAAGATCAGTTGGAGTCGGAACGGCGTAACAACGCTTCGCTGAAAGAGGCTTTGGCGAGATTGCAAGGCACGTTGGATAATAGTATCAGTCAAAATACACAAGGCAACGTGAATATATCAAAATTGGTAGACGAAATTAATGCCTCCAATCGTTACATTCAGCACTTGGTAAACACCAAAAATAAGAGTGATTCGTTGAACATGGTGCTCACCAATAATTTAACCCGCTCATTGAGCCGCGAAGAATTGAAGGATGTAGATGTTCAAGTGTTGAAGGGCGTGGTCTATATTTCTCTAGCAGACAATATGCTGTATAGATCGGGTAGTTATGAGATTTCAGATCAAGCCGGTGCAACGCTGAGCAAAATCGCCAAAATCATTCAGGATTACAGAGATTACGATGTATTAATTGAGGGTAATACGGATCCAGATCCGATCACGCAGAAGAATATTCGAAACAATTGGGATTTAAGTACGCTACGTGCATCGTCTGTAGTACAAGCTTTGCAGAATACGTACGGCGTAGATCCTAAACGCATGACAGCTGGTGGTCGTGGTGAATACAACCCGATTGCCGATAACGCTACTGCACAAGGTAAAGCGAGAAATCGTCGTACACAAATTATCATTACACCAAAACTGGATCAGTTTATGGAGCTAATTGATAAAGCTCCTGCAACAGATAGTACTCCAGACGAAGAGTAA
- a CDS encoding TlpA disulfide reductase family protein, with the protein MIKICYRLCVATLFFAAIQACDSKENIAISGTIENPGNIKVVSFYEGERKLDSVFIADGNRFRFERGSTQPRLLTLAVGKNRYPIILEPGQPVKFETDLQQPEQYQVSGSELSEVLKAFAPAKNRIEFVQDSLQTVFTKATADKSSEQIQNLRSEMLQAFEPHMQRYIKQAVAFANEQPNLAGFYAMSTLEPEMAEVELIAYGDKIKNQFTDNRYVSEFKAEVDKLRALAIGQEAPYFEAYTPQNKLVKLTDYQGKYTLVDFWASWCMPCREENPNIVKQYEAFKDRGFEVLGVSLDDNPGPWMGAIEADGLTWTNISDLKAWSSHLIIDYRIRAIPTSYLLDPEGKIIAKNLRGKALEDFLKKTLN; encoded by the coding sequence ATGATCAAGATCTGCTATCGACTATGTGTAGCAACGCTATTTTTTGCAGCAATACAGGCCTGCGATTCTAAGGAAAATATTGCCATCTCCGGTACGATCGAAAATCCAGGTAATATTAAAGTAGTTTCCTTTTATGAAGGAGAACGTAAACTGGATTCCGTGTTTATCGCCGATGGCAATCGTTTTCGTTTCGAGCGTGGTAGTACGCAGCCGCGCTTGCTCACCTTAGCGGTCGGCAAGAATCGTTATCCAATCATCTTAGAGCCCGGACAGCCGGTAAAGTTTGAGACAGATCTACAACAGCCAGAGCAGTATCAAGTATCCGGATCTGAACTCTCTGAAGTACTCAAAGCATTTGCGCCAGCAAAAAATCGTATCGAATTTGTACAGGACTCCCTGCAAACAGTGTTTACCAAAGCTACTGCCGACAAATCTTCCGAGCAGATTCAAAATCTTCGAAGTGAAATGTTGCAGGCATTTGAACCGCATATGCAACGCTATATAAAACAAGCAGTCGCTTTTGCTAATGAGCAGCCTAATCTGGCAGGATTCTATGCGATGAGTACATTGGAGCCGGAAATGGCGGAGGTAGAATTGATTGCCTATGGTGATAAAATTAAAAACCAATTTACAGACAATAGGTATGTCAGCGAGTTTAAAGCAGAGGTCGATAAATTGCGGGCATTGGCCATTGGACAAGAGGCGCCTTATTTTGAGGCATACACGCCGCAAAATAAGCTCGTTAAACTAACGGATTACCAAGGTAAATATACCTTGGTTGATTTTTGGGCTTCTTGGTGCATGCCTTGTCGTGAGGAAAATCCGAATATTGTGAAGCAATACGAAGCATTTAAGGATAGAGGATTTGAAGTATTGGGAGTATCTCTTGATGATAATCCTGGGCCATGGATGGGTGCGATCGAGGCCGACGGATTAACGTGGACAAATATCTCAGATCTGAAAGCCTGGAGCTCTCACCTGATTATCGATTATCGCATTAGAGCGATACCCACATCCTATCTATTAGATCCGGAAGGAAAGATTATTGCGAAGAATCTGCGGGGCAAAGCGCTTGAAGATTTTCTTAAGAAAACCTTAAATTAA
- the glmS gene encoding glutamine--fructose-6-phosphate transaminase (isomerizing), whose amino-acid sequence MCGIVGYTGGKQAYPILIDGLKKLEYRGYDSSGIALLQDRGVSVFKKEGKVARLEEHVGVSDVASHTGIGHTRWATHGEPCDRNAHPHLSRSGRIAMIHNGIIENYAQLKTELLKDGYVFHSDTDSEVLLNFIEDIQIKNECSLEEAIRIALKRVTGAYVILLIDQAHPDTIIAARKGSPLVIGIGQNEHFLGSDASPMLAYTKEVVYINDYELAIVKPDELILKNLGNEVITPFVQKLDMELAAIEKNGYDHFMLKEIFEQPQTIFDSLRGRMDAQKNQITLSGIDAIADKIMAARRIIIVACGTSWHSALVAEYVIEELCRINVEVEYASEFRYRNPIISSEDVIIAISQSGETADTLVALENAKEQGATIFGLVNVVGSSIARISNAGSYTHAGPEIGVASTKAYTAQLAVLQLIALKIAKLKGTIDDQRFTYFIQQLDAVPEKVQWILDNQVEEIQRIAKKYSDANDVLYLGRGYNFPTALEGALKLKEISYIHAEGYPAAEMKHGPIALVDETLPVIFVATKDSYHEKIVSNIQEIKARKGKIIAIVSEGDNRVEDLAEDIMVVPNCDEIIAPLLAAIPLQLLAYYIGVERGLDVDQPRNLAKSVTVE is encoded by the coding sequence ATGTGCGGAATAGTAGGTTATACAGGGGGCAAGCAAGCGTATCCAATCCTGATTGATGGGTTGAAAAAATTAGAATATAGGGGTTATGATAGTTCGGGTATTGCTTTACTACAAGATCGGGGTGTCTCCGTATTTAAAAAAGAAGGAAAAGTTGCTCGTTTAGAGGAGCATGTTGGCGTTAGCGATGTCGCGTCGCATACGGGTATAGGGCATACACGTTGGGCTACGCACGGCGAGCCCTGTGATCGCAATGCACATCCGCATTTGTCGAGATCTGGCCGTATCGCCATGATTCATAATGGAATTATTGAAAATTATGCTCAGCTTAAAACAGAATTGCTGAAGGATGGCTACGTCTTCCATAGTGATACCGATTCAGAAGTACTCCTGAACTTCATTGAAGATATCCAGATTAAAAATGAGTGTTCGCTCGAAGAAGCCATTCGCATTGCATTAAAGCGGGTGACGGGAGCGTATGTGATCTTGCTGATTGATCAGGCCCATCCAGATACGATTATTGCGGCTCGGAAGGGAAGCCCGTTGGTCATCGGTATTGGCCAGAATGAGCACTTTCTGGGGTCGGATGCATCACCTATGTTGGCTTATACTAAAGAAGTGGTGTACATCAATGACTACGAGTTAGCCATTGTGAAACCGGATGAATTGATCCTCAAAAACCTGGGTAACGAGGTCATTACACCGTTCGTGCAAAAATTAGACATGGAATTGGCGGCCATAGAAAAAAATGGTTATGACCACTTCATGCTGAAGGAAATTTTTGAACAGCCTCAAACTATTTTTGATTCCCTACGTGGCCGCATGGATGCACAGAAGAATCAAATTACCTTGAGTGGTATTGACGCCATTGCAGACAAGATTATGGCAGCTCGTCGCATCATTATCGTTGCCTGTGGCACCAGCTGGCATTCGGCTTTAGTGGCCGAATACGTGATCGAGGAATTGTGTCGGATTAACGTGGAGGTAGAGTACGCTTCCGAATTCCGCTATCGGAATCCAATTATTTCCAGCGAAGATGTTATTATCGCCATCTCTCAAAGTGGGGAAACGGCAGATACCTTAGTGGCGCTCGAAAACGCAAAAGAACAAGGAGCCACCATCTTCGGGTTGGTGAATGTCGTCGGTTCATCGATCGCGCGTATTTCGAATGCAGGCTCGTACACGCATGCTGGTCCAGAGATCGGTGTGGCGAGTACTAAGGCCTACACCGCTCAGTTGGCGGTACTGCAATTGATCGCCTTAAAAATTGCAAAATTAAAAGGCACAATCGACGATCAGAGATTCACCTATTTCATCCAGCAACTGGATGCGGTGCCCGAAAAGGTACAGTGGATTCTGGACAATCAGGTAGAAGAGATCCAGCGTATTGCGAAGAAATACAGCGATGCCAATGACGTCTTATACCTTGGTCGCGGTTACAATTTTCCAACGGCGTTGGAAGGAGCATTAAAACTCAAGGAAATCTCCTATATCCATGCAGAAGGATATCCTGCTGCAGAGATGAAGCATGGCCCGATTGCTTTGGTCGACGAAACACTTCCGGTTATTTTTGTGGCTACTAAGGATAGTTACCACGAAAAAATAGTAAGCAACATACAAGAAATTAAAGCGCGTAAAGGAAAAATTATTGCGATTGTCAGTGAAGGAGATAACAGAGTGGAAGACTTGGCAGAAGACATTATGGTGGTGCCTAATTGCGATGAGATCATTGCGCCACTGTTGGCCGCGATACCGTTGCAATTATTAGCCTACTACATTGGAGTGGAGCGTGGTTTGGATGTAGATCAACCTCGAAACCTAGCCAAATCGGTGACCGTCGAATAA
- a CDS encoding heavy metal translocating P-type ATPase, whose amino-acid sequence MSCASCAGSIQSMLLAQPGILQADVNFANTSARVEYLPNLIQEQDMQKVVRSIGFDLLLAPAASREEKRDAIQQEQYYKLKRKTFFALLLALPVLVYGMFLMHAPYANWIMFMGTTPLVFWVGRDFFVHAWKQAKYRAVNMDTLVALSTGTAYIFSVFTLFFPEFWLESGLEAHVYFEAAAVIIAFVLLGKLLEERAKSHTSDAINTLMGMQPKTVIRLNEQGEQQEINISDVLIEDLLLVRPGEKIPVDGLVVGGESYVDESMLSGESVPVLKKTGESVYAGTVNHRGSFQFRAQKIGQETVLAQIIALVRHAQGSKAPVQKLVDNIASIFVPIVIGIALLSMVVWFVFSGEHWLTQGIMAFVTVLVIACPCALGLATPTAIMVGVGRAAAAGILIKDAESIERAKDLDVLVFDKTGTLTVGRPQVTDSYWLDENTVHRQVLVAMERLSEHPLADAIVSAWQKTETLALQNFESITGKGITAEHDGIFYLAGNQKLMMLHEISLSESLLQKAAEYARSGRTVIWFANQQQVLALIAISDPIKETTAAAITQLHQAGIKTYMLTGDNGATAAAIAQQAGIQHFESEMLPEDKANYIKKLQAQGKIVGMVGDGINDSAALAQADVSIAMGKGSDMAMDVAKMTIISSDLQKIPIAIRLSQLTVKTIRQNLFWAFIYNLVGIPIAAGILYPSFGFLLSPMIASAAMALSSVSVVSNSLRLKWKNIGSAK is encoded by the coding sequence ATGAGCTGTGCTTCTTGCGCTGGCAGCATTCAAAGTATGCTATTGGCACAACCGGGTATACTGCAAGCCGATGTAAACTTTGCGAATACCAGTGCGCGCGTGGAGTATCTGCCTAACCTGATTCAGGAACAGGATATGCAAAAAGTAGTTCGCTCTATTGGCTTTGATTTACTATTGGCACCTGCAGCATCCCGTGAAGAAAAGCGGGACGCGATACAACAAGAGCAGTACTACAAATTAAAGCGTAAAACTTTCTTCGCCCTATTGTTAGCGCTACCGGTATTGGTGTACGGCATGTTTTTGATGCATGCTCCTTATGCCAACTGGATCATGTTTATGGGTACTACGCCATTGGTGTTTTGGGTCGGACGAGATTTTTTTGTGCATGCCTGGAAACAAGCAAAGTATCGTGCCGTCAACATGGATACACTGGTCGCCTTAAGCACGGGTACGGCTTATATCTTTAGTGTTTTCACCTTATTTTTCCCTGAATTTTGGTTGGAAAGTGGCTTAGAAGCCCATGTTTATTTCGAGGCAGCAGCAGTGATCATTGCCTTCGTACTACTTGGCAAATTATTGGAAGAACGTGCGAAGAGCCACACTTCCGATGCGATCAATACCTTGATGGGGATGCAACCCAAGACGGTTATTCGCTTGAATGAGCAAGGTGAGCAGCAGGAAATAAATATCTCGGACGTATTAATAGAAGATCTTCTGTTGGTGCGGCCGGGAGAAAAGATTCCGGTAGATGGCTTGGTCGTGGGTGGAGAATCCTACGTGGATGAAAGCATGCTGAGCGGAGAGTCTGTACCTGTGCTGAAGAAAACAGGAGAATCAGTCTACGCTGGTACCGTAAATCATCGAGGAAGCTTTCAGTTTCGTGCACAAAAAATAGGTCAAGAAACGGTCTTAGCACAAATTATTGCGCTGGTGCGCCATGCTCAGGGAAGCAAAGCTCCGGTACAAAAATTAGTGGATAACATTGCCAGTATTTTTGTACCAATCGTGATCGGTATTGCGCTGCTGAGTATGGTAGTTTGGTTCGTATTTAGCGGTGAACACTGGCTTACGCAAGGCATCATGGCATTTGTTACGGTGCTCGTGATCGCCTGCCCTTGTGCTTTAGGACTGGCAACGCCTACGGCAATTATGGTCGGTGTGGGTCGTGCAGCAGCGGCTGGAATTCTGATCAAAGATGCGGAGAGTATAGAACGGGCTAAGGATTTGGATGTGCTCGTATTTGATAAAACCGGCACGCTAACCGTGGGACGTCCGCAGGTAACAGATAGTTATTGGCTGGATGAAAATACGGTGCATCGGCAGGTGCTTGTCGCGATGGAACGCCTTTCAGAACATCCGTTGGCTGATGCCATCGTATCGGCATGGCAAAAGACGGAAACCCTAGCATTGCAAAATTTTGAAAGCATTACCGGTAAAGGCATCACGGCAGAGCATGACGGTATATTTTATCTGGCAGGAAACCAGAAATTAATGATGCTACATGAAATATCGCTTTCTGAATCACTTTTGCAGAAAGCGGCGGAATACGCACGGTCTGGCAGAACGGTGATTTGGTTTGCTAACCAGCAGCAGGTGCTGGCATTAATTGCCATTTCCGATCCCATCAAAGAGACCACTGCGGCGGCCATTACGCAGCTACACCAGGCCGGAATCAAAACGTATATGCTAACGGGCGATAATGGAGCCACAGCAGCAGCGATTGCACAGCAAGCCGGTATACAGCATTTCGAATCGGAGATGCTCCCAGAAGATAAAGCGAATTACATTAAAAAATTGCAAGCGCAAGGCAAAATCGTGGGTATGGTGGGCGATGGTATCAATGACAGTGCCGCATTGGCGCAGGCCGATGTGAGCATAGCCATGGGCAAAGGAAGTGACATGGCCATGGACGTAGCGAAGATGACCATCATCTCTTCGGATTTGCAGAAAATCCCAATCGCGATTAGGCTATCGCAATTGACGGTCAAAACGATACGACAGAATCTTTTCTGGGCATTTATTTACAATCTCGTAGGCATCCCGATTGCGGCAGGAATCTTGTACCCTAGTTTTGGATTTTTACTCAGCCCGATGATCGCCAGCGCGGCCATGGCTTTGAGTAGCGTATCAGTCGTATCCAATAGTCTGCGTCTGAAATGGAAAAACATAGGAAGCGCAAAATAA